A genomic stretch from Microbacterium luteolum includes:
- a CDS encoding Gfo/Idh/MocA family protein: MAGGTGPVGVGIIGAGNISDQYLTQLTTFPDVRVLAVADVIEERAKAQAEKYGVPRAGGVDVVLDDPEIDIVVNLTIPAVHVEVSEAIIAAGKHVWTEKPIGVSREESRRLLEKADAAGLRVGVAPDTVLGPGVQTAKRAIARGDIGRPLFAQTTFQWQGPEIFHPNPAFLYAKGGGPLLDMGPYYVSTLVHVFGPVASVAALGLQGAPTRRVQVGELAGQEFPVEIPSTLSVLMDFEQGGQAQSIYSTDSPAIRQGIVEITGSEGTLVIPDPNTFGGAISITRPLRLGQQPVEQEVVDVVQEGVLAGRGVGLLDMARSIAAGRPHVATGEFGYHVLDTLLSIEEAAESRSFVSVESSLDRVGALDADFDPFAATL, translated from the coding sequence ATGGCAGGCGGCACCGGTCCCGTCGGCGTCGGCATCATCGGCGCGGGGAACATCAGCGACCAGTATCTGACCCAGCTCACCACCTTCCCGGATGTGCGCGTCCTCGCGGTCGCCGACGTGATCGAGGAGCGCGCGAAGGCGCAGGCGGAGAAGTACGGGGTGCCGCGCGCCGGCGGCGTCGACGTCGTGCTCGACGATCCGGAGATCGACATCGTCGTGAACCTCACGATCCCCGCGGTGCACGTCGAGGTCTCCGAGGCGATCATCGCGGCGGGTAAGCATGTCTGGACCGAGAAGCCCATCGGCGTGAGCCGCGAGGAGTCCCGCCGACTGCTGGAGAAGGCGGATGCCGCCGGACTCCGCGTGGGCGTCGCGCCCGACACCGTGCTCGGCCCGGGGGTGCAGACGGCGAAGCGCGCGATCGCCCGTGGCGACATCGGTCGCCCGCTGTTCGCGCAGACGACGTTCCAGTGGCAGGGCCCGGAGATCTTCCACCCGAACCCGGCGTTCCTGTATGCCAAGGGCGGCGGGCCGCTGCTCGACATGGGGCCGTACTACGTCTCCACGCTCGTGCATGTGTTCGGTCCGGTCGCCTCCGTGGCAGCCCTCGGGTTGCAGGGTGCGCCGACCAGGCGCGTGCAGGTCGGCGAGCTCGCGGGGCAGGAGTTCCCGGTCGAGATCCCGTCCACGCTCAGCGTGCTGATGGACTTCGAGCAGGGCGGCCAGGCGCAGAGCATCTACAGCACCGATTCGCCCGCCATCCGCCAGGGGATCGTCGAGATCACCGGCAGCGAGGGCACGCTCGTGATCCCCGATCCGAACACGTTCGGCGGAGCGATCTCGATCACCCGGCCGCTTCGGCTCGGGCAGCAGCCTGTCGAGCAGGAGGTCGTCGACGTCGTGCAGGAGGGCGTGCTCGCCGGTCGCGGCGTCGGGCTCCTCGACATGGCGCGCTCGATCGCCGCCGGGCGTCCGCACGTCGCGACGGGGGAGTTCGGCTACCACGTGCTCGACACGCTGCTGTCGATCGAGGAGGCCGCGGAATCCCGCAGCTTCGTCTCCGTCGAGAGCTCGCTCGATCGGGTCGGTGCGCTCGACGCCGACTTCGACCCCTTCGCCGCCACGCTCTGA
- a CDS encoding ROK family transcriptional regulator, translating to MVDVLRPVAATNPGTGEIFQILRDGHARTKAELAALTGLARSTVALRVDALLAADLLRPAGEAASTGGRPPARVAFNPRAGVVLAVDLGATHATVAVADLAGVILDARTRTIDIGDGPEALLDTILSDGTALLETPTAAGLPLLGVGIGVPGPVEHSTGRPTNPPIMPGWDRFDVPRYVQQTFDVPVLVDNDVNILALGEQATSWPQVDDLIFVKVSTGIGSGIIAGGQLQRGAQGSAGDMGHVQVPTGAGSAREPGDERDLEALASGSALAVALREDGHDVQSASDVVDLVRAGNAAAIEATRQAGRDVGEVLATVVNLLNPSIIVLGGSIARAGEHLLAGVREVVYRRSIPLATQHLAIVQSQAGDRAAVLGAAIMVAREVLSPANVDAYVAAKTR from the coding sequence ATGGTTGATGTTCTGCGACCCGTCGCGGCGACGAATCCGGGCACCGGCGAGATCTTCCAGATCCTCCGCGACGGACATGCGCGCACCAAGGCCGAGCTCGCCGCGCTCACCGGTCTCGCCCGCTCGACCGTGGCGCTACGAGTCGACGCGCTGCTCGCCGCCGATCTGCTGCGCCCCGCCGGCGAGGCGGCGTCCACCGGCGGACGCCCGCCCGCGCGCGTCGCTTTCAATCCGCGTGCCGGAGTCGTGCTCGCGGTGGACCTCGGCGCGACGCACGCGACGGTGGCCGTCGCCGACCTGGCCGGAGTCATCCTCGACGCGCGCACGCGCACGATCGATATCGGTGACGGGCCGGAGGCACTGCTGGACACGATCCTCTCCGACGGCACGGCACTGCTCGAGACGCCGACCGCCGCAGGTCTCCCCCTGCTCGGCGTGGGCATCGGCGTGCCCGGGCCCGTCGAGCACTCCACGGGCCGCCCCACCAATCCGCCGATCATGCCAGGGTGGGACCGTTTCGACGTCCCCCGCTACGTGCAGCAGACCTTCGACGTGCCGGTGCTCGTCGACAACGACGTCAACATCCTCGCGCTCGGCGAGCAGGCGACGAGCTGGCCACAGGTCGACGACCTCATCTTCGTCAAGGTGTCGACCGGAATCGGGTCGGGCATCATCGCCGGCGGCCAGCTGCAGCGCGGCGCCCAGGGGTCCGCCGGCGACATGGGTCACGTCCAGGTGCCGACCGGTGCCGGATCCGCACGCGAACCGGGTGACGAGCGCGACCTCGAGGCCCTCGCCAGCGGGTCCGCGCTGGCTGTCGCCCTGCGCGAAGACGGGCACGATGTGCAGAGCGCCTCGGACGTGGTCGACCTCGTCCGCGCGGGCAACGCCGCAGCGATCGAGGCCACCCGTCAGGCCGGACGCGACGTCGGCGAGGTCCTCGCCACGGTCGTCAACCTGCTGAACCCCTCGATCATCGTGCTCGGCGGCAGCATCGCCCGGGCCGGCGAGCATCTGCTCGCGGGCGTCCGCGAAGTGGTCTACCGGCGCTCGATCCCGCTGGCGACGCAGCATCTGGCGATCGTGCAGTCCCAGGCCGGCGACAGGGCGGCCGTGCTCGGCGCGGCGATCATGGTCGCTCGCGAGGTGCTCTCACCCGCGAACGTCGACGCCTACGTGGCGGCGAAGACGCGCTGA
- a CDS encoding Gfo/Idh/MocA family protein, with protein sequence MTTDVTDTGLGTIRAGILGGGFMARVHRTAARDAGGELRAVATRSAAGSRHAADALGADRAESDAIALLEAADIDVVHICTPNATHAELALRALQAGKHVVCEKPLATTAHDAKTLADAAEASGRVAAVPFIYRYHPMVREARARVARGDIGELLTLDCSYLQDWMLFSTDDDWRVRSAAGGASRAFADIGSHLCDLIEFVIGERIRALSARTRRVFPERAGHEVDTEDIVAVLVETVSGALGTLLISQMAAGRKNALTLELHGSRQSIRFEQERPEELWIGMREESRLLLRDPAGSDPDSARLQRVPAGHSMGYQDAFNGFIADVYAAMAGAQPEGMPTFADGHRSAVLTEAVLESAADDGRWVEVTA encoded by the coding sequence ATGACAACGGATGTCACAGACACCGGTCTCGGAACGATCCGAGCCGGCATCCTCGGCGGAGGATTCATGGCCCGCGTGCATCGCACGGCGGCCAGAGACGCAGGAGGCGAGCTTCGTGCCGTCGCCACCCGCTCCGCCGCGGGAAGCCGCCACGCGGCCGATGCGCTGGGCGCCGACCGTGCCGAATCCGACGCGATCGCGCTCCTGGAGGCGGCCGACATCGACGTGGTCCACATCTGCACCCCGAACGCGACGCACGCGGAACTCGCCCTGCGCGCCCTGCAGGCCGGCAAGCACGTGGTGTGCGAGAAGCCGCTCGCCACGACCGCGCACGATGCGAAGACGCTCGCCGACGCCGCGGAGGCCTCAGGGCGCGTGGCCGCCGTCCCCTTCATCTACCGTTACCACCCGATGGTGCGCGAGGCGAGAGCCCGGGTCGCCCGCGGCGACATCGGCGAGCTCCTCACCCTGGACTGCTCCTACCTGCAGGACTGGATGCTGTTCTCCACCGACGACGACTGGCGGGTGCGCTCGGCTGCGGGCGGCGCATCCCGCGCGTTCGCGGACATCGGCTCCCACCTGTGCGATCTCATCGAGTTCGTGATCGGCGAGCGCATCCGCGCACTGAGTGCCCGCACGCGCCGGGTGTTCCCGGAGCGCGCAGGACACGAGGTCGACACCGAGGACATCGTCGCCGTGCTCGTCGAGACCGTCTCGGGGGCTCTGGGCACGCTGCTCATCTCGCAGATGGCCGCGGGGCGGAAGAACGCGCTCACGCTGGAGCTGCACGGCTCGCGGCAGAGCATCCGCTTCGAGCAGGAACGCCCGGAGGAGCTCTGGATCGGCATGCGCGAGGAATCCCGTCTGCTGCTGCGCGATCCGGCCGGCTCCGATCCCGACTCGGCGCGACTGCAGCGTGTCCCCGCGGGGCACTCCATGGGGTATCAGGATGCTTTCAACGGGTTCATCGCCGATGTCTACGCGGCGATGGCCGGTGCGCAGCCGGAGGGGATGCCGACCTTCGCCGACGGACACCGCTCGGCCGTGCTCACCGAGGCGGTCCTGGAGTCGGCGGCGGACGACGGACGATGGGTGGAGGTGACGGCATGA
- a CDS encoding sugar ABC transporter ATP-binding protein: MNATTTQPVLAVNGIRKSFFGVEVLKGIDFDVRPGEVHGLVGENGAGKSTLMKIIAGVQPADEGVVAYRGEEVRHAHPRQAMDAGIVTVFQEFTLLPERTVAQNVYLGREPRRAGFVDRKAMISSTAALLADLGVSFIDPQARVGSLTVAEQQIVEIVKALSFDAQVISMDEPTAALSDREVELLYAIIRRLTSRGVAVIYVSHRLKEIFDLCDRITILKDGALVSTDETAALTTDELVRRMVGRSIQSYFPDAVDGTTVGEPRIELEDCGNAYVDGVSLTLRAGEIVGVAGLQGSGRTELVEGVFGIQAFTRGTMRIDGSPVRITSARAAVRAGLALVSEDRKAQGLALGQSVLDNALLVVRSVFPGRTSASRREVPGVLSSLEISSRGLDQEARFLSGGNQQKVVLAKWLLTQPQIVLFDEPTRGIDVGAKYAVYQLMRELAAQGKAVLMVSSELPEVIGMSDRILVMHDGELVAELPVGSAEHEILGAATGAVDSPNSTDGGAR; this comes from the coding sequence ATGAACGCGACCACGACACAGCCGGTGCTCGCAGTGAACGGGATCCGCAAGTCGTTCTTCGGTGTCGAGGTGCTCAAGGGCATCGACTTCGATGTGCGACCGGGCGAGGTGCACGGCCTGGTCGGCGAGAACGGCGCGGGCAAGTCGACCCTGATGAAGATCATCGCCGGCGTGCAGCCGGCCGACGAGGGCGTGGTCGCCTATCGCGGCGAGGAGGTGCGCCATGCGCACCCTCGGCAGGCGATGGATGCCGGCATCGTCACGGTGTTCCAGGAGTTCACCCTCCTGCCGGAGCGCACGGTCGCCCAGAACGTCTACCTCGGACGCGAGCCGCGCCGCGCCGGATTCGTCGACCGGAAGGCGATGATCAGCAGCACCGCCGCACTCCTCGCCGACCTCGGCGTCTCCTTCATCGATCCGCAGGCGCGCGTGGGTTCGCTCACGGTGGCGGAGCAGCAGATCGTCGAGATCGTGAAGGCTCTCTCGTTCGATGCGCAGGTCATCTCGATGGACGAGCCCACCGCGGCGCTCAGCGATCGCGAGGTCGAGCTCCTGTACGCGATCATCCGCCGCCTCACCTCCCGCGGTGTCGCCGTGATCTACGTCTCGCACCGGTTGAAGGAGATCTTCGATCTGTGCGACCGCATCACGATCCTCAAGGACGGCGCTCTCGTCTCCACCGACGAGACGGCCGCCCTCACGACCGACGAGCTCGTCCGGCGCATGGTCGGCCGGTCGATCCAGTCGTATTTCCCGGATGCCGTGGACGGCACGACGGTGGGCGAGCCGCGCATCGAGCTCGAGGACTGCGGCAACGCCTATGTCGACGGGGTGTCGCTGACGCTGCGTGCGGGCGAGATCGTCGGGGTCGCGGGGCTCCAGGGCTCGGGGCGCACCGAACTCGTCGAGGGCGTCTTCGGCATCCAGGCGTTCACCCGCGGGACCATGCGGATCGACGGCTCCCCGGTGCGCATCACCAGCGCACGGGCCGCCGTCCGCGCCGGACTCGCCCTGGTGTCGGAGGACCGCAAGGCGCAGGGACTCGCGCTCGGGCAGTCGGTGCTGGACAACGCACTGCTCGTCGTGCGGAGCGTCTTCCCCGGTCGCACCTCCGCCTCGCGTCGCGAGGTGCCCGGCGTGCTCAGCTCGCTCGAGATCAGCTCTCGGGGACTCGACCAGGAGGCCCGTTTCCTCTCCGGCGGCAATCAGCAGAAGGTCGTCCTGGCGAAGTGGCTGCTCACGCAGCCCCAGATCGTGCTCTTCGACGAACCGACCAGAGGCATCGACGTCGGCGCGAAGTACGCCGTCTACCAGCTCATGCGCGAGCTCGCGGCTCAAGGCAAGGCGGTGCTCATGGTGTCCAGCGAGCTGCCAGAGGTGATCGGCATGAGCGACCGCATCCTCGTCATGCACGACGGCGAGCTCGTCGCCGAGCTGCCGGTCGGATCCGCGGAGCACGAGATCCTCGGGGCGGCGACCGGCGCGGTGGACTCCCCGAACTCAACGGACGGAGGTGCGCGATGA
- a CDS encoding ABC transporter permease — MKRIRIDSTVIVLGILILALIIGAILIGTVGRNFLSPGNIRDILTGMSVLGLVAIGQTLVVLGASLDLSVTYVISLASLLGATIMNGNPGNIPAAVAITLLVCAGIGLVNGLIVTVLKVNGFIATLGTGLILQGILNTNFEGSSGSVPWEFQLIGATGVGPVPVSTIIMIALAVLVWFLLDRTRTGAHLYAVGGDPEIARLSGVRTRPPLIAAHVLCSVFAGLAGLLLASRLGVGSPTVGQQGGYALLSIAAVVLGGTLLLGGRGSIWGAVGGVAILAVVDNVMSVMQVNPFLKDVVRGVVIVAAVAVYSRRAIVRRRPRFGAGGTRTGGDDAAKAAEHEMAAAASQLADTTTAAEGGRA; from the coding sequence ATGAAGCGCATCCGGATCGACTCCACGGTCATCGTCCTCGGCATCCTGATCCTCGCCCTCATCATCGGGGCGATCCTGATCGGGACCGTCGGACGCAACTTCCTCAGCCCCGGGAACATCCGGGACATCCTCACCGGCATGAGCGTGCTCGGCCTCGTCGCGATCGGGCAGACGCTCGTGGTCCTCGGCGCCTCGCTCGACCTGTCCGTCACCTACGTCATCAGCCTCGCCAGCCTGCTGGGGGCGACGATCATGAACGGAAACCCGGGCAACATCCCGGCCGCCGTGGCGATCACGCTGCTCGTCTGCGCCGGGATCGGCCTCGTCAACGGGCTCATCGTGACGGTGCTCAAGGTGAACGGCTTCATCGCGACACTCGGCACAGGGCTCATCCTGCAGGGCATCCTCAACACGAACTTCGAGGGGTCGTCCGGATCCGTGCCGTGGGAGTTCCAGCTGATCGGCGCGACCGGCGTCGGACCGGTGCCCGTGTCGACCATCATCATGATCGCGCTGGCTGTGCTCGTCTGGTTCCTGCTGGACCGCACCCGCACCGGTGCCCACCTCTACGCGGTCGGCGGCGACCCCGAGATCGCCCGTCTGTCGGGCGTCCGCACACGTCCGCCGCTCATCGCCGCCCACGTGCTGTGCTCGGTGTTCGCCGGACTGGCCGGTCTCCTGCTGGCCAGCCGTCTCGGCGTCGGCAGTCCCACGGTCGGACAGCAGGGCGGCTACGCGCTGCTCTCGATCGCCGCGGTCGTCCTCGGCGGCACGCTGCTCCTCGGCGGGCGCGGATCGATCTGGGGCGCGGTCGGCGGCGTCGCCATCCTGGCCGTGGTCGACAACGTCATGAGCGTGATGCAGGTCAACCCGTTCCTCAAGGACGTCGTCCGCGGCGTGGTCATCGTGGCGGCCGTCGCCGTCTACAGCCGCCGTGCCATCGTGCGTCGTCGTCCGCGCTTCGGCGCCGGCGGCACCCGCACCGGCGGCGACGACGCGGCCAAGGCGGCCGAACACGAGATGGCGGCGGCCGCATCGCAGCTCGCCGATACGACTACCGCAGCGGAAGGAGGGCGCGCATGA
- a CDS encoding ABC transporter permease: MNVLRSLVSPRGAVFLLLVLLLIAVMILNPSFAEPGQLMRFIQRVAPIAIVAIGQYFVIIAGEFDLSQGSLITAQVIIAGNLVGQDDSRTIPVLLLMVVFGVAVGLVNGIITTLLKVPSFIVTLGMMLALLGGVMWWTGGAATGNPADSFREIGRGGIRDVPFLEFIPWAVLILIAWLALGIWITKLPLGKSLIAVGDNAGAVDYAGGRRAWVTTRAFVISSLSASLSAVLLVGYAGVHPSVGRGYEFIAITAVVLGGVVLGGGRGWIVAVAAGAFALEALFMLLNIAGVPSTLRDAVQGVIIIAAVAYSAVAFRARRKRGPQTPPDLTTAEAVSTSTIHTEKIRGD; encoded by the coding sequence ATGAACGTCCTGCGCTCGCTCGTCAGCCCTCGAGGCGCGGTCTTCCTGCTCCTCGTGCTGCTGCTGATCGCCGTCATGATCCTCAACCCGAGCTTCGCGGAACCGGGTCAGCTGATGCGCTTCATCCAGCGTGTGGCGCCGATCGCCATCGTCGCGATCGGACAGTACTTCGTCATCATCGCCGGAGAGTTCGACCTCTCGCAGGGCTCGCTCATCACGGCGCAGGTGATCATCGCGGGAAACCTCGTCGGCCAGGACGACTCCCGTACCATCCCGGTGCTGCTGCTCATGGTCGTCTTCGGCGTCGCCGTCGGACTCGTGAACGGGATCATCACCACGCTCCTCAAGGTGCCGTCGTTCATCGTGACGCTGGGCATGATGCTCGCGCTCCTCGGTGGAGTCATGTGGTGGACCGGGGGAGCGGCGACCGGGAACCCGGCCGACAGCTTCCGCGAGATCGGCCGAGGCGGGATCCGCGACGTGCCGTTCCTGGAGTTCATCCCGTGGGCCGTGCTGATCCTCATCGCCTGGCTCGCGCTGGGCATCTGGATCACGAAGCTGCCCCTCGGCAAATCCCTCATCGCGGTGGGCGACAACGCCGGTGCCGTCGACTACGCCGGCGGGCGCCGCGCCTGGGTCACCACGCGGGCGTTCGTCATCTCCTCGCTGTCCGCCTCGCTCTCGGCCGTGCTGCTCGTCGGCTACGCCGGCGTGCACCCCTCGGTCGGCCGCGGCTACGAGTTCATCGCCATCACGGCCGTCGTGCTCGGCGGCGTGGTGCTGGGCGGCGGACGCGGTTGGATCGTCGCCGTCGCCGCCGGGGCCTTCGCCCTCGAGGCGCTCTTCATGCTCCTGAACATCGCCGGCGTCCCCTCGACGCTCCGCGACGCCGTCCAGGGCGTCATCATCATCGCGGCCGTCGCCTACTCCGCCGTCGCCTTCCGTGCGCGGCGCAAGCGCGGGCCGCAGACCCCTCCCGACCTCACCACCGCAGAAGCCGTATCGACCAGCACCATCCACACAGAAAAGATCAGAGGAGATTAG
- a CDS encoding substrate-binding domain-containing protein translates to MRRSMRIATAGVALFGLIALAGCTTDPSVAPAESDSPDESAETTEWFDQELFDKQNEERGVDPQGPADQPYLQHINAEMVDTAEFASEGAKKACFANASISNPWRQTGWITMNEQLKALQADGAISEMETRDAQDSDDTQIADIDYFIAEGNCDVFLISPNSTAAMTPAVERACETGKPVIVFDRGVNTDCYVSFIHPIGGFAWGIDTAEFLIDNLEKGDKVVALRILPGVDVLEHRWAAAEKLFDEAGIEAVDYFTGADPAEIKSIISDELAKGDVQGIWMDAGDGAVAAIEAFEDAGADYPVMTGEDEMSFLRKWKDTGLTGLAPVYSNFQWRTPLLAAQMVFAGQEVPKEWVLPQKPITEGELDQYLEANEGMPDGHYAKFGGEDLPGYPTVWQQRQIP, encoded by the coding sequence ATGCGACGATCAATGAGGATCGCCACCGCAGGGGTGGCTCTCTTCGGACTCATCGCGCTCGCCGGGTGCACGACCGACCCGTCCGTCGCGCCGGCCGAGTCCGACAGTCCCGACGAGTCCGCGGAGACGACCGAATGGTTCGATCAGGAGCTGTTCGACAAGCAGAACGAGGAGCGCGGTGTCGACCCGCAGGGTCCGGCCGACCAGCCGTACCTGCAGCACATCAACGCCGAGATGGTCGACACGGCCGAGTTCGCGAGCGAGGGGGCCAAGAAGGCCTGCTTCGCGAACGCCTCGATCTCCAACCCGTGGCGTCAGACGGGCTGGATCACGATGAACGAGCAGCTGAAGGCGCTGCAGGCCGATGGCGCGATCAGCGAGATGGAGACGCGCGACGCGCAGGACTCCGATGACACGCAGATCGCCGACATCGACTACTTCATCGCCGAGGGCAACTGCGACGTGTTCCTCATCTCGCCGAACAGCACGGCGGCCATGACTCCGGCGGTCGAGCGGGCGTGCGAGACCGGCAAGCCCGTGATCGTCTTCGACCGCGGCGTGAACACCGACTGCTACGTCTCGTTCATCCACCCGATCGGCGGCTTCGCCTGGGGTATCGACACGGCCGAGTTCCTCATCGACAACCTCGAGAAGGGTGACAAGGTCGTCGCACTCCGCATCCTGCCGGGCGTGGACGTGCTGGAGCACCGCTGGGCGGCTGCCGAGAAGCTCTTCGACGAGGCCGGCATCGAGGCCGTGGACTACTTCACGGGCGCCGATCCTGCCGAGATCAAGAGCATCATCTCGGATGAGCTGGCCAAGGGCGACGTGCAGGGCATCTGGATGGATGCCGGTGACGGCGCCGTCGCGGCCATCGAGGCGTTCGAGGACGCCGGAGCGGACTACCCGGTCATGACCGGAGAGGACGAGATGAGCTTCCTCCGCAAGTGGAAGGACACCGGTCTCACGGGTCTCGCGCCGGTGTACTCGAACTTCCAGTGGCGCACGCCGCTCCTCGCCGCGCAGATGGTCTTCGCGGGCCAAGAGGTGCCGAAGGAATGGGTGCTCCCGCAGAAGCCGATCACCGAGGGCGAGCTCGACCAGTACCTCGAGGCCAACGAGGGCATGCCCGACGGCCACTACGCCAAGTTCGGCGGGGAGGACCTTCCGGGGTACCCCACCGTGTGGCAGCAGCGACAGATCCCGTAA
- a CDS encoding sugar phosphate isomerase/epimerase family protein — protein sequence MPHTIAVNTWVWTSPLSDATLEPLARKAADLGYDALELPLENVGDWDPVRVRETLDGFGLGAIVVGAMGPKRSLIDSVGDVAATQEYLRACIDAARVLGSDAVAGPFYAPTGVAWRMDADERAAVIRELRENLAPLATEAADLGITLAVEPLNRYETSVINTVEQGLDALEPLIGAGVGLALDTYHLNIEEKKPADAIRAAGAAIAHVQVCGSDRGAVGDDHTDWPEILRALDDAGYRGPLGLESFTGENATIAVAASVWRPLAASQDELASRSIAALRALEHS from the coding sequence ATGCCCCACACGATCGCCGTCAACACGTGGGTGTGGACATCACCGCTCTCGGATGCGACGCTCGAACCGCTCGCGCGGAAGGCCGCGGACCTCGGCTACGACGCGCTGGAGCTCCCGCTCGAGAATGTGGGGGACTGGGATCCGGTGCGGGTGCGCGAGACGCTCGACGGCTTCGGTCTCGGCGCGATCGTCGTGGGCGCGATGGGGCCGAAGCGGTCCCTCATAGACAGTGTCGGCGATGTCGCGGCCACGCAGGAGTATCTGCGGGCCTGCATCGACGCCGCACGCGTGCTCGGATCGGATGCCGTCGCCGGCCCCTTCTACGCGCCGACCGGGGTCGCCTGGCGCATGGACGCCGACGAGCGCGCCGCGGTCATCCGCGAGCTGCGGGAGAACCTCGCGCCGCTCGCCACCGAGGCCGCGGATCTCGGGATCACCCTCGCCGTCGAGCCGCTCAACCGCTATGAGACGAGCGTGATCAACACCGTTGAGCAGGGGCTCGACGCGCTGGAGCCGCTGATCGGCGCGGGCGTCGGACTGGCTCTCGACACGTACCATCTCAACATCGAGGAGAAGAAGCCCGCCGACGCGATCCGTGCCGCGGGAGCGGCCATCGCGCACGTGCAGGTGTGCGGCAGTGACCGCGGCGCTGTCGGCGACGACCACACCGATTGGCCGGAGATCCTGCGGGCGCTTGACGACGCGGGCTATCGCGGTCCGCTGGGGCTGGAGAGCTTCACCGGCGAGAACGCCACGATCGCGGTCGCCGCGTCGGTCTGGCGCCCGCTCGCGGCGAGCCAGGACGAACTGGCTTCGCGCAGCATCGCAGCCCTTCGCGCATTGGAGCACTCATGA
- a CDS encoding sugar phosphate isomerase/epimerase family protein, protein MSVRPVTLFTGQWADLPFEEVARLAADWGYDGLEVAASGDHLDLQRADEDDAYVASRLEILDRHGLKIFAISNHLAGQAVCDAPIDFRHQAILREHVWGDGDAEGVRQRAAEDMKRAARVARKLDIDTVVGFTGSSIWPYLAMFPPVPASVIEGGFEDFAARWNPILDVFDGEGVRFAHEVHPGEIAYDYWSSVRALEAIDHRKAFGFNWDPSHMMWQNIDPVGFIVDFADRIYHVDCKDTRMRPHNGRAGVLGSHLPWGDPRRGWDFVSTGHGDVPWEDSFRALDAIGYTGPISIEWEDAGMDRLHGAPEALAYVRSLLWPKPEASFDAAFSNQ, encoded by the coding sequence ATGAGCGTCCGCCCCGTCACCCTGTTCACCGGTCAGTGGGCCGATCTCCCGTTCGAGGAGGTCGCCCGCCTCGCGGCCGACTGGGGATACGACGGGCTGGAGGTCGCGGCATCCGGCGATCACCTCGACCTTCAGCGGGCGGACGAGGACGACGCCTACGTGGCCTCGCGCCTCGAGATCCTCGACCGGCACGGGCTGAAGATCTTCGCGATCTCGAACCATCTCGCCGGTCAAGCGGTGTGCGACGCACCGATCGACTTCCGGCACCAGGCGATTCTGCGCGAACACGTGTGGGGCGACGGCGACGCCGAGGGAGTGCGGCAGCGGGCGGCCGAGGACATGAAGCGCGCAGCGCGCGTGGCTCGCAAGCTCGACATCGACACGGTGGTCGGGTTCACCGGCTCATCGATCTGGCCGTATCTGGCCATGTTCCCACCGGTGCCGGCATCCGTCATCGAGGGCGGCTTCGAGGACTTCGCGGCCCGCTGGAATCCGATCCTCGACGTGTTCGACGGCGAGGGCGTGCGCTTCGCGCACGAGGTGCACCCTGGTGAGATCGCGTACGACTACTGGAGCTCGGTGCGGGCCCTGGAGGCGATCGACCACCGGAAGGCGTTCGGCTTCAACTGGGACCCCTCGCACATGATGTGGCAGAACATCGATCCGGTCGGGTTCATCGTCGACTTCGCCGACCGGATCTACCACGTGGACTGCAAGGACACCCGGATGCGCCCGCACAACGGCCGCGCCGGGGTGCTCGGCTCGCACCTGCCATGGGGCGATCCGCGGCGCGGGTGGGACTTCGTCTCGACCGGCCATGGCGACGTCCCCTGGGAGGACTCGTTCCGCGCGCTCGACGCGATCGGCTACACCGGTCCCATCTCCATCGAATGGGAGGACGCCGGCATGGACCGCCTGCACGGCGCTCCTGAAGCCCTCGCCTACGTGCGCTCGCTGCTGTGGCCGAAGCCCGAGGCATCCTTCGACGCCGCGTTCAGCAATCAGTGA
- a CDS encoding Dabb family protein: MSIQHTVVFRLVHPAGSVEEREFLATGHAVLTSIPGVADFTIRRQISPKSDLDHQFSMVFADQGAYDAYNAHPAHTAFVAERWVPEVEDFQEYDFAE; this comes from the coding sequence ATGTCGATCCAGCACACCGTCGTCTTCCGCCTCGTGCATCCGGCGGGTTCCGTCGAGGAACGCGAATTCCTCGCCACGGGTCACGCCGTCCTGACGTCCATCCCCGGGGTCGCCGACTTCACGATCCGCCGTCAGATCAGCCCGAAGAGCGACCTCGACCATCAGTTCTCGATGGTCTTCGCGGATCAGGGCGCCTACGACGCGTACAACGCCCACCCCGCGCACACCGCATTCGTGGCGGAGCGGTGGGTGCCGGAGGTCGAGGACTTCCAGGAGTACGACTTCGCCGAATGA